A genomic window from Camelina sativa cultivar DH55 chromosome 2, Cs, whole genome shotgun sequence includes:
- the LOC104740945 gene encoding major pollen allergen Ole e 10-like, producing MSSQLLTFFLLLSAVAIPVVTSNRQWCIAKYTASAEQLQANIDYACSFNNVDCRPIQPGGSCYEPNTLLDHASYAMNFYYQNNGRIDSACSFGRTGCFILNDPSHGSCVYYT from the coding sequence atgTCATCGCAGCTGTTAACATTCTTTCTCCTTCTATCTGCTGTGGCGATTCCTGTCGTGACTAGCAACAGACAATGGTGTATAGCGAAGTACACTGCGTCGGCCGAACAGTTACAAGCTAATATCGATTATGCTTGTAGCTTTAATAATGTTGACTGTAGACCGATCCAGCCCGGTGGAAGTTGCTATGAACCTAATACTTTACTAGACCATGCATCGTATGCCATGAACttttattatcaaaataatggTCGTATCGATAGTGCTTGCAGTTTTGGCAGAACGGGCTGTTTTATTTTGAACGACCCAAGTCACGGTTCATGTGTCTACTACACTTGA